The Armatimonadia bacterium genome contains the following window.
GGCGAACTCGAATCTGCCGACCCGCCGGTACAGCTCGCCCAGCAAATACAAGATCGTCCGTGCCTGATCCTCCGCAACTTCGCTGGCGTCGAGGGCCTTCTCAAACAGCATGATCGCTTCGCACTGGCTCTCGGCCTCTCGCTCCGGCAGGCTCTCCTGTCGGGCGCACCAGGAAGCGCGCAGGTACAGGTCGGCCAGACGTAGATCGCTGGCTCGCGTGTCGTGACGATAGCACCGGGCCGCCAGCAGGTACTTGGTCGAGCCCGAGAGTGCCGCACGACCTCCGCCGGCCACCAGTTCCTCCGGGTGGTGTTCCCGCGCCAGGACGAAGTCGCGCACCGGATCCTGAGCGTTCTCGAAGTCACCCTCGAAGGCGGCAAACATGCACCTGGGGCACACATGCACGTAGTGTGGCTGAGGGTCCAGTCCGATCGTGATTGGTCTGAAGTCCGTATCCTGGCCCACGCTGTTGGTCGACGCGATTCGCTGGCTCACAAACCGCGTGCCGCATACGGGACAGGTTAGTTCGATGTTCGCTAGTGTCGTCATCGATGGCTCCCGAGATGCTCTCTTCCTTGTGTCGCCCCCCAACACCTTTGCCCTGCGTGGCAACCCTCCTCGTCCCCTAACGCTTGCTGTCCCTCGGTGCACACACCGTGGTGAAGCTCCCGTCGCTCCACAGACCAAAGCCCTTTTCAGCTTCTCTCTGTCACGGCAGACTCCTTCTCGCGACCCAGGCCGGTCTGCGTCGTTGACGTCTCTACCGCTTGCCCGTAAAATGGCCCGGGGGCCCCCTATGACCGTCTCTCGTGGTGCTTTTGTCGGCCTT
Protein-coding sequences here:
- a CDS encoding DUF2225 domain-containing protein, translated to MTTLANIELTCPVCGTRFVSQRIASTNSVGQDTDFRPITIGLDPQPHYVHVCPRCMFAAFEGDFENAQDPVRDFVLAREHHPEELVAGGGRAALSGSTKYLLAARCYRHDTRASDLRLADLYLRASWCARQESLPEREAESQCEAIMLFEKALDASEVAEDQARTILYLLGELYRRVGRFEFAIAMFDRALESIGEDEEGEEDEEDEEAGERFEDLIRRQREAADNGHSENMTIESD